In Mytilus trossulus isolate FHL-02 chromosome 6, PNRI_Mtr1.1.1.hap1, whole genome shotgun sequence, a single window of DNA contains:
- the LOC134721251 gene encoding teashirt homolog 1-A-like isoform X1, whose protein sequence is MGRRKQIQPKRCKSIGDEKSSEKEDNDDNQDESDGDEDCDTVTMDSQDVDEGEITANGHKEESEVDDEEEGSLNTKNGDCDKNIMVDEEETKQEEEKTEIMEESEKISDTKHIVDKQECSKESSRSETPPLKRLMRQDPLPLFMNNHHHSPPKKMFKEEHIHSSKWQVPLIPTPAFLSNVKNAPMHPRQHMLKSKPYSNRLFLSPSAVSSFHSMGYQPNLKVYDDQPLDLSKKTGNGKSSSSSASYSPGSSKLTSSHTVENIHLKSRHKYSNGMFPDSVKSSLQSLQQKFGGDYHTRQLQKPVKGLHPLSYEMFNKTFCGDNVLLNSISSLPKKKSPIPPFTETSEKSLSEKSESSFNNHKDLNSNFKKQNSSNDNEEDKYTRHKCVCTKTFTSLYELSLHIQETGHLPAGVKKANLMEYPKLVRGQDMWLNTESEQTKRILRCMQCGESFKSLPMLTVHMMQTQHYTKIVSSEHGRRTHKCSAYCDRDVDRECVFKCKVCNSMFVDMEGLANHMILSGHHKRNILRTQNHTAELNLKQNNRQYLPVSEESTERDTRKKSLSRSSPPQDRLSASSPESDLMDDSMISCENCGDKIETSLFVEHVRACLHQSMVDAFESRIQKLKSKVDNLQSKNVKEENKNFEVDPNETSNGKDSEKFKSRIVKLESTEKKDLKHDEHSDIKQELINQDSISDTPEKLNNIKTEPIELNENQKSSEKNQNDKSEDRNPLKSDSVKMLDILNPEDEGTDRGGNSALQAMESFIQKSFSSKFTYGKNKFQVNMFDKQESLSPLLKFEKYRKYFQPSLMMENTSKKPEESEMNDSEADDSTKDELEKLEKLCENVNKRQTSPKQSTKLETAELKETKVTNESLSSKYLNIDEEEQNAEKSSSALDSLSSFVYGQALDSEHPLDKLQKLITKTDIPGMSSSSRTILNGSPEVSIPLNLSVKREIDEDDLVEDGISEGSHSDSGSDSAVEYHCVACSRHFASKGTYRYHLSRCHLSTIKKYGIKEAFNMSPYVYLPLDHTAKFSKYFKMAEELVKKEKL, encoded by the coding sequence CTATTGGTGATGAGAAATCGTCAGAAAAAGAAGATAATGATGATAACCAGGACGAAAGTGATGGTGACGAAGACTGTGATACAGTAACCATGGATTCACAGGATGTGGatgaaggggagataactgcTAATGGTCACAAGGAAGAGTCTGAAGTAGATGATGAAGAAGAGGGAAGTTTGAATACAAAGAATGGCGACTGTGATAAAAACATCATGGTAGACGAGgaagaaacaaaacaagaagaagaaaaaactgaaattatggAGGAAAGTGAAAAAATATCAGACACTAAACATATTGTGGATAAGCAAGAATGTAGCAAAGAATCTAGTCGTTCAGAAACACCTCCATTAAAAAGACTAATGAGGCAGGACCCTTTGCCTCTCTTCATGAATAATCATCATCATTCACCTCCTAAAAAGATGTTTAAAGAGGAACATATTCACTCTTCAAAGTGGCAGGTGCCACTCATTCCTACTCCTGCCTTTTTGTCGAATGTTAAAAATGCTCCGATGCATCCACGGCAACATATGTTGAAATCAAAGCCTTATTCAAACAGACTCTTCCTTTCGCCTTCAGCTGTTTCCTCATTTCACTCAATGGGTTATCAACCCAATCTAAAAGTATATGACGACCAACCGTTAGACTTGTCGAAAAAAACAGGAAATGGAAAATCTTCATCATCATCTGCGTCATACTCACCAGGTTCTAGCAAACTCACATCAAGTcatacagtggaaaatattcatttgaaatcTCGTCATAAGTACAGTAATGGAATGTTTCCAGATTCTGTAAAATCTAGTCTACAAAGTTTACAACAAAAGTTTGGCGGCGACTATCACACAAGACAATTACAAAAACCTGTGAAAGGGTTGCATCCCTTGTCATatgaaatgtttaacaaaactttttgtGGAGATAATGTTTTGCTGAATTCCATATCCTCATTACCAAAAAAGAAAAGCCCTATTCCGCCATTTACAGAAACATCAGAGAAATCCTTGAGCGAAAAATCAGAATCGTCATTTAATAATCACAAAGACTTGAACTCTAACTTCAAAAAGCAGAATTCTAGCAATGATAATGAAGAAGATAAGTACACAAGGCATAAGTGTGTTTGTACTAAAACTTTTACTTCATTGTATGAATTAAGTTTACATATTCAAGAAACTGGACATCTCCCTGCTGGGGTGAAAAAGGCAAACTTAATGGAATATCCCAAACTTGTCCGGGGTCAAGATATGTGGTTGAATACAGAGTCTGAACAAACCAAACGAATTCTACGCTGTATGCAGTGTGGAGAATCATTTAAATCATTGCCTATGTTGACAGTTCATATGATGCAGACTCAGCATTATACAAAAATTGTAAGTTCTGAACACGGACGACGTACACATAAGTGTTCTGCTTATTGTGATCGCGATGTTGACCGTGAATGTGTATTCAAATGTAAAGTATGCAATAGTATGTTTGTTGACATGGAAGGACTAGCTAATCACATGATATTATCAGGACATCATAAACGAAACATACTCCGAACTCAAAATCACACTGCagaattaaatttaaaacaaaacaatcgtCAATATTTACCTGTAAGTGAGGAAAGCACAGAGCGTGATACTCGTAAAAAATCTCTTTCTAGGTCATCACCGCCTCAGGACAGGTTATCGGCTAGTAGTCCTGAGAGTGATTTAATGGATGATAGCATGATCAGTTGTGAAAACTGCGGTgataaaatagaaacaagttTATTTGTAGAACACGTAAGAGCTTGTCTTCATCAAAGTATGGTTGATGCCTTTGAATCAAGAattcaaaagttaaaatcaaaagttgaCAATCTAcagtcaaaaaatgtaaaagaagaaaataaaaactttgaagtTGACCCAAATGAAACTAGTAATGGAAAAGATTCTGAGAAATTCAAGTCTAGAATTGTGAAACTTGAAAGTACGGAAAAGAAAGATTTGAAACATGATGAACACAGTGATATAAAACAAGAACTAATCAATCAAGATTCTATTTCAGATACTCCGGAAAAGCTAAACAATATCAAAACTGAACCCATAGAACTAAATGAAAACCAAAAATCctcagaaaaaaaccaaaatgataaATCCGAAGACAGAAATCCACTAAAATCTGATAGTGTTAAAATGTTAGATATTTTAAATCCAGAGGACGAAGGGACAGATAGGGGAGGTAATTCAGCTCTCCAAGCCATGGAATCATTCATTCAAAAAAGTTTTAGTTCAAAATTTACCTACGGCAAAAACAAGTTTCAGGTTAATATGTTTGACAAGCAGGAGTCTTTAAGTCCTCTgttgaagtttgaaaaatataggAAATATTTCCAACCGTCTTTAATGATGGAGAATACATCAAAGAAGCCAGAGGAATCAGAGATGAATGATAGCGAAGCCGACGATTCCACAAAAGATGAATtagaaaaacttgaaaaattatGTGAAAATGTCAACAAAAGGCAGACAAGTCCTAAACAAAGTACGAAATTAGAAACTGCTGAACTCAAAGAAACAAAAGTTACAAATGAATCATTAAgtagtaaatatttaaatattgatgaaGAGGAACAAAATGCTGAAAAGTCTTCATCAGCACTGGATTCGCTGAGTAGTTTTGTCTATGGACAAGCTTTAGACAGTGAACACCCTCTTGATAAATTACAGAAGCTCATAACAAAAACTGACATTCCCGGAATGAGTTCTTCAAGTCGGACTATTTTAAATGGGTCACCTGAAGTCTCCATTCCTCTAAATTTGTCTGTGAAAAGAGAAATTGACGAGGATGACCTTGTGGAGGATGGAATATCTGAAGGTAGTCATAGCGACAGTGGTAGTGATTCTGCTGTAGAGTACCATTGTGTAGCTTGCAGTAGACATTTTGCTTCAAAAGGAACATACCGTTATCATTTAAGTCGATGTCATTTATCAACCATTAAGAAATATGGTATAAAAGAGGCCTTTAACATGAGTCCTTATGTATATCTTCCTTTAGACCATACTGCCAAGTTTTCTAAGTATTTTAAAATGGCAGAAGAAttagttaaaaaagaaaaattgtaa
- the LOC134721251 gene encoding teashirt homolog 1-A-like isoform X2 encodes MIITEDKAIGDEKSSEKEDNDDNQDESDGDEDCDTVTMDSQDVDEGEITANGHKEESEVDDEEEGSLNTKNGDCDKNIMVDEEETKQEEEKTEIMEESEKISDTKHIVDKQECSKESSRSETPPLKRLMRQDPLPLFMNNHHHSPPKKMFKEEHIHSSKWQVPLIPTPAFLSNVKNAPMHPRQHMLKSKPYSNRLFLSPSAVSSFHSMGYQPNLKVYDDQPLDLSKKTGNGKSSSSSASYSPGSSKLTSSHTVENIHLKSRHKYSNGMFPDSVKSSLQSLQQKFGGDYHTRQLQKPVKGLHPLSYEMFNKTFCGDNVLLNSISSLPKKKSPIPPFTETSEKSLSEKSESSFNNHKDLNSNFKKQNSSNDNEEDKYTRHKCVCTKTFTSLYELSLHIQETGHLPAGVKKANLMEYPKLVRGQDMWLNTESEQTKRILRCMQCGESFKSLPMLTVHMMQTQHYTKIVSSEHGRRTHKCSAYCDRDVDRECVFKCKVCNSMFVDMEGLANHMILSGHHKRNILRTQNHTAELNLKQNNRQYLPVSEESTERDTRKKSLSRSSPPQDRLSASSPESDLMDDSMISCENCGDKIETSLFVEHVRACLHQSMVDAFESRIQKLKSKVDNLQSKNVKEENKNFEVDPNETSNGKDSEKFKSRIVKLESTEKKDLKHDEHSDIKQELINQDSISDTPEKLNNIKTEPIELNENQKSSEKNQNDKSEDRNPLKSDSVKMLDILNPEDEGTDRGGNSALQAMESFIQKSFSSKFTYGKNKFQVNMFDKQESLSPLLKFEKYRKYFQPSLMMENTSKKPEESEMNDSEADDSTKDELEKLEKLCENVNKRQTSPKQSTKLETAELKETKVTNESLSSKYLNIDEEEQNAEKSSSALDSLSSFVYGQALDSEHPLDKLQKLITKTDIPGMSSSSRTILNGSPEVSIPLNLSVKREIDEDDLVEDGISEGSHSDSGSDSAVEYHCVACSRHFASKGTYRYHLSRCHLSTIKKYGIKEAFNMSPYVYLPLDHTAKFSKYFKMAEELVKKEKL; translated from the exons ATGATCATAACAGAAGATAAAG CTATTGGTGATGAGAAATCGTCAGAAAAAGAAGATAATGATGATAACCAGGACGAAAGTGATGGTGACGAAGACTGTGATACAGTAACCATGGATTCACAGGATGTGGatgaaggggagataactgcTAATGGTCACAAGGAAGAGTCTGAAGTAGATGATGAAGAAGAGGGAAGTTTGAATACAAAGAATGGCGACTGTGATAAAAACATCATGGTAGACGAGgaagaaacaaaacaagaagaagaaaaaactgaaattatggAGGAAAGTGAAAAAATATCAGACACTAAACATATTGTGGATAAGCAAGAATGTAGCAAAGAATCTAGTCGTTCAGAAACACCTCCATTAAAAAGACTAATGAGGCAGGACCCTTTGCCTCTCTTCATGAATAATCATCATCATTCACCTCCTAAAAAGATGTTTAAAGAGGAACATATTCACTCTTCAAAGTGGCAGGTGCCACTCATTCCTACTCCTGCCTTTTTGTCGAATGTTAAAAATGCTCCGATGCATCCACGGCAACATATGTTGAAATCAAAGCCTTATTCAAACAGACTCTTCCTTTCGCCTTCAGCTGTTTCCTCATTTCACTCAATGGGTTATCAACCCAATCTAAAAGTATATGACGACCAACCGTTAGACTTGTCGAAAAAAACAGGAAATGGAAAATCTTCATCATCATCTGCGTCATACTCACCAGGTTCTAGCAAACTCACATCAAGTcatacagtggaaaatattcatttgaaatcTCGTCATAAGTACAGTAATGGAATGTTTCCAGATTCTGTAAAATCTAGTCTACAAAGTTTACAACAAAAGTTTGGCGGCGACTATCACACAAGACAATTACAAAAACCTGTGAAAGGGTTGCATCCCTTGTCATatgaaatgtttaacaaaactttttgtGGAGATAATGTTTTGCTGAATTCCATATCCTCATTACCAAAAAAGAAAAGCCCTATTCCGCCATTTACAGAAACATCAGAGAAATCCTTGAGCGAAAAATCAGAATCGTCATTTAATAATCACAAAGACTTGAACTCTAACTTCAAAAAGCAGAATTCTAGCAATGATAATGAAGAAGATAAGTACACAAGGCATAAGTGTGTTTGTACTAAAACTTTTACTTCATTGTATGAATTAAGTTTACATATTCAAGAAACTGGACATCTCCCTGCTGGGGTGAAAAAGGCAAACTTAATGGAATATCCCAAACTTGTCCGGGGTCAAGATATGTGGTTGAATACAGAGTCTGAACAAACCAAACGAATTCTACGCTGTATGCAGTGTGGAGAATCATTTAAATCATTGCCTATGTTGACAGTTCATATGATGCAGACTCAGCATTATACAAAAATTGTAAGTTCTGAACACGGACGACGTACACATAAGTGTTCTGCTTATTGTGATCGCGATGTTGACCGTGAATGTGTATTCAAATGTAAAGTATGCAATAGTATGTTTGTTGACATGGAAGGACTAGCTAATCACATGATATTATCAGGACATCATAAACGAAACATACTCCGAACTCAAAATCACACTGCagaattaaatttaaaacaaaacaatcgtCAATATTTACCTGTAAGTGAGGAAAGCACAGAGCGTGATACTCGTAAAAAATCTCTTTCTAGGTCATCACCGCCTCAGGACAGGTTATCGGCTAGTAGTCCTGAGAGTGATTTAATGGATGATAGCATGATCAGTTGTGAAAACTGCGGTgataaaatagaaacaagttTATTTGTAGAACACGTAAGAGCTTGTCTTCATCAAAGTATGGTTGATGCCTTTGAATCAAGAattcaaaagttaaaatcaaaagttgaCAATCTAcagtcaaaaaatgtaaaagaagaaaataaaaactttgaagtTGACCCAAATGAAACTAGTAATGGAAAAGATTCTGAGAAATTCAAGTCTAGAATTGTGAAACTTGAAAGTACGGAAAAGAAAGATTTGAAACATGATGAACACAGTGATATAAAACAAGAACTAATCAATCAAGATTCTATTTCAGATACTCCGGAAAAGCTAAACAATATCAAAACTGAACCCATAGAACTAAATGAAAACCAAAAATCctcagaaaaaaaccaaaatgataaATCCGAAGACAGAAATCCACTAAAATCTGATAGTGTTAAAATGTTAGATATTTTAAATCCAGAGGACGAAGGGACAGATAGGGGAGGTAATTCAGCTCTCCAAGCCATGGAATCATTCATTCAAAAAAGTTTTAGTTCAAAATTTACCTACGGCAAAAACAAGTTTCAGGTTAATATGTTTGACAAGCAGGAGTCTTTAAGTCCTCTgttgaagtttgaaaaatataggAAATATTTCCAACCGTCTTTAATGATGGAGAATACATCAAAGAAGCCAGAGGAATCAGAGATGAATGATAGCGAAGCCGACGATTCCACAAAAGATGAATtagaaaaacttgaaaaattatGTGAAAATGTCAACAAAAGGCAGACAAGTCCTAAACAAAGTACGAAATTAGAAACTGCTGAACTCAAAGAAACAAAAGTTACAAATGAATCATTAAgtagtaaatatttaaatattgatgaaGAGGAACAAAATGCTGAAAAGTCTTCATCAGCACTGGATTCGCTGAGTAGTTTTGTCTATGGACAAGCTTTAGACAGTGAACACCCTCTTGATAAATTACAGAAGCTCATAACAAAAACTGACATTCCCGGAATGAGTTCTTCAAGTCGGACTATTTTAAATGGGTCACCTGAAGTCTCCATTCCTCTAAATTTGTCTGTGAAAAGAGAAATTGACGAGGATGACCTTGTGGAGGATGGAATATCTGAAGGTAGTCATAGCGACAGTGGTAGTGATTCTGCTGTAGAGTACCATTGTGTAGCTTGCAGTAGACATTTTGCTTCAAAAGGAACATACCGTTATCATTTAAGTCGATGTCATTTATCAACCATTAAGAAATATGGTATAAAAGAGGCCTTTAACATGAGTCCTTATGTATATCTTCCTTTAGACCATACTGCCAAGTTTTCTAAGTATTTTAAAATGGCAGAAGAAttagttaaaaaagaaaaattgtaa
- the LOC134721251 gene encoding teashirt homolog 1-A-like isoform X3, giving the protein MDSQDVDEGEITANGHKEESEVDDEEEGSLNTKNGDCDKNIMVDEEETKQEEEKTEIMEESEKISDTKHIVDKQECSKESSRSETPPLKRLMRQDPLPLFMNNHHHSPPKKMFKEEHIHSSKWQVPLIPTPAFLSNVKNAPMHPRQHMLKSKPYSNRLFLSPSAVSSFHSMGYQPNLKVYDDQPLDLSKKTGNGKSSSSSASYSPGSSKLTSSHTVENIHLKSRHKYSNGMFPDSVKSSLQSLQQKFGGDYHTRQLQKPVKGLHPLSYEMFNKTFCGDNVLLNSISSLPKKKSPIPPFTETSEKSLSEKSESSFNNHKDLNSNFKKQNSSNDNEEDKYTRHKCVCTKTFTSLYELSLHIQETGHLPAGVKKANLMEYPKLVRGQDMWLNTESEQTKRILRCMQCGESFKSLPMLTVHMMQTQHYTKIVSSEHGRRTHKCSAYCDRDVDRECVFKCKVCNSMFVDMEGLANHMILSGHHKRNILRTQNHTAELNLKQNNRQYLPVSEESTERDTRKKSLSRSSPPQDRLSASSPESDLMDDSMISCENCGDKIETSLFVEHVRACLHQSMVDAFESRIQKLKSKVDNLQSKNVKEENKNFEVDPNETSNGKDSEKFKSRIVKLESTEKKDLKHDEHSDIKQELINQDSISDTPEKLNNIKTEPIELNENQKSSEKNQNDKSEDRNPLKSDSVKMLDILNPEDEGTDRGGNSALQAMESFIQKSFSSKFTYGKNKFQVNMFDKQESLSPLLKFEKYRKYFQPSLMMENTSKKPEESEMNDSEADDSTKDELEKLEKLCENVNKRQTSPKQSTKLETAELKETKVTNESLSSKYLNIDEEEQNAEKSSSALDSLSSFVYGQALDSEHPLDKLQKLITKTDIPGMSSSSRTILNGSPEVSIPLNLSVKREIDEDDLVEDGISEGSHSDSGSDSAVEYHCVACSRHFASKGTYRYHLSRCHLSTIKKYGIKEAFNMSPYVYLPLDHTAKFSKYFKMAEELVKKEKL; this is encoded by the coding sequence ATGGATTCACAGGATGTGGatgaaggggagataactgcTAATGGTCACAAGGAAGAGTCTGAAGTAGATGATGAAGAAGAGGGAAGTTTGAATACAAAGAATGGCGACTGTGATAAAAACATCATGGTAGACGAGgaagaaacaaaacaagaagaagaaaaaactgaaattatggAGGAAAGTGAAAAAATATCAGACACTAAACATATTGTGGATAAGCAAGAATGTAGCAAAGAATCTAGTCGTTCAGAAACACCTCCATTAAAAAGACTAATGAGGCAGGACCCTTTGCCTCTCTTCATGAATAATCATCATCATTCACCTCCTAAAAAGATGTTTAAAGAGGAACATATTCACTCTTCAAAGTGGCAGGTGCCACTCATTCCTACTCCTGCCTTTTTGTCGAATGTTAAAAATGCTCCGATGCATCCACGGCAACATATGTTGAAATCAAAGCCTTATTCAAACAGACTCTTCCTTTCGCCTTCAGCTGTTTCCTCATTTCACTCAATGGGTTATCAACCCAATCTAAAAGTATATGACGACCAACCGTTAGACTTGTCGAAAAAAACAGGAAATGGAAAATCTTCATCATCATCTGCGTCATACTCACCAGGTTCTAGCAAACTCACATCAAGTcatacagtggaaaatattcatttgaaatcTCGTCATAAGTACAGTAATGGAATGTTTCCAGATTCTGTAAAATCTAGTCTACAAAGTTTACAACAAAAGTTTGGCGGCGACTATCACACAAGACAATTACAAAAACCTGTGAAAGGGTTGCATCCCTTGTCATatgaaatgtttaacaaaactttttgtGGAGATAATGTTTTGCTGAATTCCATATCCTCATTACCAAAAAAGAAAAGCCCTATTCCGCCATTTACAGAAACATCAGAGAAATCCTTGAGCGAAAAATCAGAATCGTCATTTAATAATCACAAAGACTTGAACTCTAACTTCAAAAAGCAGAATTCTAGCAATGATAATGAAGAAGATAAGTACACAAGGCATAAGTGTGTTTGTACTAAAACTTTTACTTCATTGTATGAATTAAGTTTACATATTCAAGAAACTGGACATCTCCCTGCTGGGGTGAAAAAGGCAAACTTAATGGAATATCCCAAACTTGTCCGGGGTCAAGATATGTGGTTGAATACAGAGTCTGAACAAACCAAACGAATTCTACGCTGTATGCAGTGTGGAGAATCATTTAAATCATTGCCTATGTTGACAGTTCATATGATGCAGACTCAGCATTATACAAAAATTGTAAGTTCTGAACACGGACGACGTACACATAAGTGTTCTGCTTATTGTGATCGCGATGTTGACCGTGAATGTGTATTCAAATGTAAAGTATGCAATAGTATGTTTGTTGACATGGAAGGACTAGCTAATCACATGATATTATCAGGACATCATAAACGAAACATACTCCGAACTCAAAATCACACTGCagaattaaatttaaaacaaaacaatcgtCAATATTTACCTGTAAGTGAGGAAAGCACAGAGCGTGATACTCGTAAAAAATCTCTTTCTAGGTCATCACCGCCTCAGGACAGGTTATCGGCTAGTAGTCCTGAGAGTGATTTAATGGATGATAGCATGATCAGTTGTGAAAACTGCGGTgataaaatagaaacaagttTATTTGTAGAACACGTAAGAGCTTGTCTTCATCAAAGTATGGTTGATGCCTTTGAATCAAGAattcaaaagttaaaatcaaaagttgaCAATCTAcagtcaaaaaatgtaaaagaagaaaataaaaactttgaagtTGACCCAAATGAAACTAGTAATGGAAAAGATTCTGAGAAATTCAAGTCTAGAATTGTGAAACTTGAAAGTACGGAAAAGAAAGATTTGAAACATGATGAACACAGTGATATAAAACAAGAACTAATCAATCAAGATTCTATTTCAGATACTCCGGAAAAGCTAAACAATATCAAAACTGAACCCATAGAACTAAATGAAAACCAAAAATCctcagaaaaaaaccaaaatgataaATCCGAAGACAGAAATCCACTAAAATCTGATAGTGTTAAAATGTTAGATATTTTAAATCCAGAGGACGAAGGGACAGATAGGGGAGGTAATTCAGCTCTCCAAGCCATGGAATCATTCATTCAAAAAAGTTTTAGTTCAAAATTTACCTACGGCAAAAACAAGTTTCAGGTTAATATGTTTGACAAGCAGGAGTCTTTAAGTCCTCTgttgaagtttgaaaaatataggAAATATTTCCAACCGTCTTTAATGATGGAGAATACATCAAAGAAGCCAGAGGAATCAGAGATGAATGATAGCGAAGCCGACGATTCCACAAAAGATGAATtagaaaaacttgaaaaattatGTGAAAATGTCAACAAAAGGCAGACAAGTCCTAAACAAAGTACGAAATTAGAAACTGCTGAACTCAAAGAAACAAAAGTTACAAATGAATCATTAAgtagtaaatatttaaatattgatgaaGAGGAACAAAATGCTGAAAAGTCTTCATCAGCACTGGATTCGCTGAGTAGTTTTGTCTATGGACAAGCTTTAGACAGTGAACACCCTCTTGATAAATTACAGAAGCTCATAACAAAAACTGACATTCCCGGAATGAGTTCTTCAAGTCGGACTATTTTAAATGGGTCACCTGAAGTCTCCATTCCTCTAAATTTGTCTGTGAAAAGAGAAATTGACGAGGATGACCTTGTGGAGGATGGAATATCTGAAGGTAGTCATAGCGACAGTGGTAGTGATTCTGCTGTAGAGTACCATTGTGTAGCTTGCAGTAGACATTTTGCTTCAAAAGGAACATACCGTTATCATTTAAGTCGATGTCATTTATCAACCATTAAGAAATATGGTATAAAAGAGGCCTTTAACATGAGTCCTTATGTATATCTTCCTTTAGACCATACTGCCAAGTTTTCTAAGTATTTTAAAATGGCAGAAGAAttagttaaaaaagaaaaattgtaa